Within the Pseudomonadota bacterium genome, the region CTTGCCATACCGCCCAGGCGCCGCGAGCCAGCCGATAGCGCTCGGCGGCGGACAATAACTGTGCCCGCGCCCGGCGATAGGCGTCCTGCAGGGACTGTTCGGCTTGCGTCTGCTCGGCACCGGCGGCCGCCACCTCGGCGCTAAAGTTGTTGCGGACATATAAGGGAATGCTCAAGGTGAGACCGGTGACGCCATAGGCGTCGTCGTTGCCGTTGCGGAAGGCACGTTCCTGTCCGGCACGCACACCAATCGTCGGATCGGGCCGGCGCTCACGGCTGCGTAAGGTAACGGTGGACCGGGCGGCACCGACCCGCGCCTGTTGGGCGCGCAATACCGGCAAGTCTCTGAGCAGCGTGTCTGCGTCGACCGTTTGCAAAATAGGCAGATCACCCGGTAACAGCGGCCAGTCCCGGCGCGGGTTGCCGGTGATCGCGGCGAGGGCCTGCTCCGCCTCGGCCAGATCCGAGGCCGCTTGGGAGAGTTGGAGCGTAGCCTGGGTGCGCGCGAGTCGGGCCAGGTCCAGCTCGACTTGATTGATGTCGCCGGCCTGGCGACGCTGTTCCGCCAGATCCTGAAAACGTTGCATCAGGTCCTGGCGTTGCTGCGCCAAGCGCTGAATGTCTGTGGCGGTGTGAAAGCGCCCCAGTGCCGCGAGCAGCTCGCCAGCCAGTTGTTGGCGCACGGCCGTATACTCCGCCCGCGCATTATCGAGCTCGGCACTCGCCACTGCGGTACGCGCACCGCGTTTGTCGGCCCAATCGATGGTCTGGCTCAAGCCCAGGGTTCCGGTACGGGTCTCGGCCTGCTCGGCATCCAGCTCCAGTTCCGGGTTGTAGAGCGGCTGGTCCGCGCCTCGGGCGCGGGCCTCGGCGGCTTCGACCGCGGCACGCGCGGCCTGCACGCCGGGGCTCTGCTCCAGCGTCTCGCTAAGCAATTGCCGCAGCGCCGGCGTAACCGATGTTGTGATGGGATTGTTTTGCGCCGCAACGGCGGTCGCAGCAACCAGTGTCAGAAATATGCCCAGCAGCCGAACCGGCCACGGCATTCGCAGTGTGTACATGAAATCCAAGTCTCCATTCGACAGATCAAAGTCACGCGCTCGCATACGCGCGAGGCGTTATAGCAACGGATCGAGAGAGACTTAGATATTGGGAGGTGGAAGAGGAGGTTCTGTGTCGCGGGAGTAACAGGTGGTCAACCACGAGGTGGGCGTAGTGGAAGTAAATTGCGGGAATGCAATAACAGCATCCGGGGGAAACCCGACGTAATGCGCCGTCCCATGACAGCAGTGATCGCACGGACCATGCTTGAGTCCAGCGTGGTCAGTGCCACCGTCTTCGTCGGGTTGACCATCCAGCGTGCTGATGGATGCCTGCACCTCGGCGGGGTCATGCGCAATACCGCGCTCATACCCATCCGCAGCCCAAGCGAGGTTCGCGAACAAAATGAAGAATATGAGTGCTTTGACGACAGTTCGGCGCATTCTCGTCACTTTATAGAACTTTCACTTATTTTTCAATCGCGAGGTCCTTATAAGCGGCATGAGGGTAGAGAGTCAGGCGGCACGCGAAGCAATGACCTACCCCAGACAGAATACGCCCCGCACGAGGCGGGGCGTGAAAGTGACTACGCGTCGATGGACCGGAATACCTCATCAAGATCGATACGGGCCGGCTCGATCCATGGTTCGACGACATACGCTTTCGAGCGACTGCCGTCGGATTGCGTGATGTCACACAGGCCTTCCGGCGCCTGCCCCTCGATATCGTAATCGACGACGGCGACAGCAGGCGCGGCCCCCGGCTGATCGGCAATCACCGCTTGCACGATGCCGCCTTCCATGACGACGGCAAGCCGCGAGCAGCGCGGACTCGACTCGGGATGATCCGTCTCCGGACTTGCTCCTGACGCCTGAAGCGCCGCTTGGTAGGCCTGATCCAGGTCCTCCCAGTCGATGCTCCCGCCCCGCTTTTCACCGCAACGGTAGGCCTCGATCAGCAGGCGGACTGCTTGGAAAGCCGCGTCCCGGCGGCGGACCGCCTTGACACTGGCGTCGGGTTCCGGCCAGTCGCCGCATACCTCGTCCTCCACGGTAAACTCAAGGGGAACACCGGCGTCACCCTTTTCCTCGAAGTCATCGTAGAGCAGCGGTACTTCTGCTGAGTCTTGCCAGATATCACCCTGGTCGAACAGCTCACCGGCCTTGGTGATGGCGGCTTCCCGGGTTTCGGCCTCGATGCCGACCATGACCCTGTGTTCATAGGGCAAGGTGTATTGAATGATATATCTCATCATGATTCTCCTCTTGGTTCCTCAATCGGAGAGACCATCCCCCATCAGGGAAAAGATCTCCCCGATGGGGTTGGTTGTGTACTCGAGTCATAGACCCGATTGATTTGAAATAACGCTGTTGAAACGCTTCTCAGTCCTCATCAGGCAACAGGATGGTGATCACGGGTTCCCCTTGATCACCTGGGCCGACGATCAGTTTCAGCGTCGCTAGTATTGCCTCCTTCGAATACCCGTCGCGACGCACCCGGTAGAGCTTGAACAACAACCGATCGCCTGAACCTGAGCCCTGTCGAATAGCGTGGGACGCCATGAAGAGCACATCCCACAAACGACCGGATTGGTCCTGATAGACCTGCTTGTCGCTGTCATCCTCCGTCCAGGCTATGCAATCGGCCCAGGCTGCGGATGTCACGGCTACCGGCCATTTGAAACCGGCTTCCTGTGCCATGCTGCCTGTGTCGATCAGTACACCATCTTCGATGGCCTGGGCTCGGGCATAGGTCGAGATAACCTCACCGAAAAACGATTCGGTACTGCGATTAATTGAAGAGTTGGACATGGTGTTCCTCCTGTTAGGAATTAACACCGGGTCACACCTCCTTCCCGACCGGGAAAGTGGATGCTTTCCCGGCTGGGTTTGTGAAAAATTACGAATGTCAGAGCAGGCCACGTTCAGCGAATGACACGCTCTCACCACCGGACACCACGAAGTGGTCGAGCACACGCACATCGACCAGTGCAAGTGCCTCTTTCAGCCGGCGGGTAAGCATTTCATCCGCACGACTTGGCTCCGCGACTCCGGAGGGGTGGTTGTGGAAAAAAACCATGGCGGCCGCATTCACCTCCATGGCTTGTTGCACGATGACGCGCGGATGAACCGAGGCACCGTCGATGGTGCCCTGAAACAACTCGCGCACGGCGATGATCCGATGCCGGTTGTCCAGGAACAGACAACCGAATACCTCGTTGCGGTAGTCGGCCAGACGAAGACGCAGAAAATTGCGCGTCTCATCCGGACTGCTCAAGGTTCTTCCGGCGCGATGCTTGATCGCCAATACCTTCATCGCCAACGTCACCACTGATTGCTTCTCCGCGTCGTTGAGCTCCGACGGTGTTAGACCAATGAACCGGTCTTCCGTGTTTTTCATGACTGATCTCCTCGAATGAACGGGGAGACCAGACCCGCGGGGGGATGATCCCCCGATGGGTTGGAAGGTGGCCGGGTAATTGAGTTACCCGGCCGGATGTGGACTTACGCAGCGCTCTCTTGCTCCGTGAAGAACGGCTGGCCATCGACCTTGGCCCATGACACGCGAAGCAACCGGGCCTTCAGACTGACACCGGTCTCGCCTGCCTTGTCGCCGTTCTTGAAGGTGAAGGGTTCCGCATACAGATCACTGAGCGTGAATCCGATGAGCACCTTCAATTTGCCCTCCACGGCCGACTTGAGCTGGCGCACAATTTCCTGCGCCTTCTTGCCGGACACGGGACACTCGAAGTGAGTGTATTGGACGTTGTCGACACTGCCGCGAAGGGCAGCGATGGTGACGCTCAGAAAAGGGCTCCCCTCTTCCGGCGTCACCTCACGGACACGGTTGAGATAACCGATGCCGTTGGTGTGAAGATCGAAATACTTGGTACTTTCGTTGTTGGACATAGCGTTTACTCCTTCAGGTTGTTTTCATCCGGAGCAAGCGCGACCCTGACGGGAAGGCTTCCCCGGCAGGGTTGGTGAATAACGGAAACGATAACGTTTCCTTGCTGGACCGAGGCTTTCGCCGCGGCGCCTGTTGCACGGTCCTAAGGCGCCTTATTTGTCACTGAGACCGCAGTGACCACGTATAAAACCTGTCAGGCCACGTTCGACTCATCACAAACGTATTGCAGATACTTCAACATCCCGCGTGCGTTGGCGAAGGCCGGGTGTTCGGCGATGGCCTGGTTGGGAAACCAATTGGCGATGTGCTCCGCCAGCGCCACGGTGCCACCGCCGACGAACACTATCCGGTCCAGTTCCACGCCCAGCCCGAGTTGGCGGCGGGTCTCCGCATACAGGCGTTCCACCAACTCCCGCTTGGCAGCGTCAACCAGTTCCGCGACATCGTGATCCTTGCCGTGCAAACGCACGACGCCACATTCAACGGCGGATGACACCAGTTGCTCGCCCACGCTCTCAAGATCGAAGCGTTCCTGGATGCCGTTGGCCACGTGTTGTTTCACGTCCAACATGCCGCCCTGCAGGGAACCCGATGAGGCGTGAACGACGCCCTGATCCTTTACGACCACGTAGTCCGTGGTGCGCCCGCCGATGTCCACGATGGCGATCGGCACCGACAAGCGTGCTTCATCGAGGATGGCTTCGTTGGCTTTGGTAACGATGACATAGTCGTACCATGCGGCCAGCGCCTCCGGGATCACCTCGTGGAACGCGATCGCAGCGGGCAGTCGCTCAGTCTTCGGTTGCACCGCCTGCTTCAAGCTGAGGCGCTTCTTCTCGATGGTGTCGCGGCGCTGCTCGCCGTTCTTCTTGTAGAAGGCACTGACGGGAAGACCGGAGACCGCATGAATGGAGCGACCCGCCAAACCTGCTTCCTGCAGGGCATGCTGGACGATGACGCGGTTCAGGCCCGAGGTGGGATAGCCTTCGAAATGCGTGGGCGCACCGTCAAGAGCGCCCACCGCATACACGGCCCCTTCGGTTTCGTATTCGAAGATGCGTTGTCGGCCCTTATCGATCCAGGTGACGCCAGCCTTGCCCACCCTGGCCCGCGAGGGAATGGCAATCAACCTGCCATCCGGCAGAGCCACCTTGGTAAATGCATAACCGTCATCGACACCTACCTGGATGGGTGTCATCGTATTGGAATCCGACATCGTTGCTCCTCCGTTCTTGTCTTGTGTTTTATGCAACCGGCCTCAGCCGATCACCTTTCTCAGGCCAGCGAAGGGCTTACCCTGACCCGCCGCGTTGTTCGCTTCGATTGCCACTGGCGTCGTTTCGGTTTCGGTAGCCGATGGAGCCGATGGTTGTGCCAACCACGCGGCAAACGCGGTTCGTGGTTGCCTCGTCGACACGCCTTGTCCTTGCGGTGGTCTCATCGGTTGCGGAACAATCTCATCCTGCACCACCCGCAACGATTGGCATTCATGGCGAAAGCCCTGGACCAGGAGACCGCGCAACCACTCTTGACGCCGAGCTTCTGGAATTCGCTCCAGCCGGTTCAGGATCAGGGCCTCGAATGCCACGCGCGGATCAAGCTGTAATGCGATGCGTTTGCCTGCCGTTGTCTTAGCCATACGGCATCGGCCCCACCGTTATTGACCAAGTCGTTGCAGGAGTATGAGGAACCGAGCGCCGCATACCAGCGAAAACTAGGTGCTACCAGTGACGTCGTTTACGGAAGCCGCGATATCCGCTTTTGTTGCGGAATCAACGGGCCGTAGTCGGATGTGCTTGGCCGCCTCTTCGGGGAATCGGATTTTGCGGGGTGCCAGCGGTGCCTGGCGCGCTCCGTTCAACACGTCTTCCGGAACTTCGCCCATGAGCTGGCGGGCGCGACTCGCATTGGCGGTGCCTTGTTGGAGTGCCGTGCGATCGATGTTGAGGAAGTGATAGCCTTGCGGTACTGCGAACGCGCCGCGGATCTTGCTCGCACATGCATTGAGTAAACCTTCCATCGCCGCGCCGGTTAGCACTCCCACATGGTGGGCGGTCAATAGCGTGCGCACAAACCTGTCGTACTCGGCGATCAGTTGTGCGCCACGATAGGCGTAGGGATTGGCGAACTGCAGCGCGATCCGGAACGGCTTCATCGACTCCGCCACGGCCACCTCCAAAGCGGTGAGCTGTTCGAGGTGTGCGTCCAATGCGGCCTGCTCGTTCTTGACCAGGTCACGCACCCTTTCCAGTGCCTCGTGCACCTTCACCAGCCACCAATCGGCATAGGGATCGTCACTACGTGCCGCCTGCCAGATCACACGCAAGCGATCGGCAAATCCCACCAGTCCGATGATCGCCGGTTTGTCGGCGTTGCCGTTGCGCCCGCGGATCAACCGTTGCGCCTGCCGGGTCTGGACCGTCAACCACGCTTGTCCACGCAGCGCTCCCGGACCGGCATCGACGTTCGTTTCTTCCGGGCGCAGTTCTGTCTTTTGTTCTGGATCCGATTTACCGAAATTCATGCGCCATATCCTTCATCCTAATTGACTTTGAATGAGCCCTCATCAATCCATGACCGGCGCCGACAGACAAGGCTTTATTCATGCACGGTTCGACGTGTTTGAAATCGCAAGATGAAAATAAGAAGAAGACGAGTCGATGGCGGTTACACTGTAACCACCACATTGCCGGTATCAGTCAGCCTGATTCGTTGTCGCTCTTCGGGCGTGCCGGCAGGTTGAGCGACTTGCGTAGCTCAGCGAGTTGTCTTTGACCTGAGGCGCTGGAACTATCGCGACGCTTCGCCTCTGCCAGACTTTGTTCCTGTTGCTTCTGGTACCTTAGGCGCGCCTTCTCCCGCTCGATGCGTTCGTCGCGCACCTTGATGCCGAGATTCGGTACGAACTCACCCTTGTTCGCGGCGCGACACAGAAAGTGCAGGAAGCGCATTTCGTCGTACACGGGTTTCATGCCCTTTTGCTCCGAACGAAACCGGCCTTCCAGCTCATCGAGGATGGACTGGCGTGCAGCTGCAGGTACGGATTTCAGATAACGATCTGCCAGTTCGCGCTGATTGTCCGAGAGGCGCTTGGGATAGATCAGGGGTGGCTCGTTATTCAATGGCCCTGAATTTTCAACCTCGCCTGTAGTTTTTGTAGTAGTAGTTTTATTTATATAACTACTACAACTACTCGACTTCGAATTTTGTGGGCTCAAAATTTGGAGCGCTGTTTCATCCGCCTTTGAATTTTGGTCCCGGTGATCCGCGCCGTCTTCACTGACCACGTTGCGCAGTTGCGTCATTACCTTTGCGCTGAACGCAAAATAGCGCCGCGCTGAATCCTGCTGGATCACCTCCGCCGCCTGCATACGACGTTCGAGTGGATGGCCTTGCGCACAAATATCGAGACCTTCCTGAATATCCTCGTCGATGGTATCCAACACGCCCTTGGCGACCAGGCGCACGCGCGCATGATGATGCCCGAGCGACTGCTGCAGGAACTTCATATAGTCCGGGTCCAGATGCAGGGCGTCCACTAACGGGAGAGGTTCGTCGTGCAGCGCATACACGTTGCCGCGGAAACGGCCACTCGCTTCGCGCAGCCGCGCGCACAAGGTCAGCCAACGAGTGGCGCGCAGAATGGCGATAGCCCGGGAGATGGTCGATGTGGATGAGACGTTGGTCTTCTTGGCGAGATACTCATAACTGGGGAACGCCGTACTACCACCGGTCTCCTGGGCCTGCAGCATGATGACCATCCATGCAAGCTTGTCCACGGGTTCGAGTACAGGGTCTTGCACCACCAGTGTGGGGAACGCCTGATGCCGGTTCCCCATGAACAACATGGTATCAGTGTGCGTGCTACCCGATTCCTGTTGTGCCCGTTCGATGGTTGCCAGTATCAGTGCATCGAGTGCATGGGTCTCGGGTCGGAGTCCGCGAGAACCTTCACCCATCCGAACACGCTCGCTCCGCAGAATCGTGACCGCTTCGTCCTGTCAGATCACCGTATTGATTCCAACGTTGCGTCAAGTTCCATATGGCCCGCATCGATATGCCGGTTTCACGGTGGATAGCAAGATACTGGTCCGGCTGGAGCGGACCCTCTTCTTCGCGGTTCGCCTGTTGGACCCAGACGTTCCATAGCTTGTGTGTGCTCTCTTCGTCGGGTTCCGCCGGACGGCCGACCGATGGATCGACGGTGAGCATACGACGCAGCCGCGTGTATTCGCGGGAGCCCAAACCGAAGAGTGTTTGCATCATCTCCAATGGTGCATCAGCGGCGATCAGCACTTGTTGCAGGTCTTCGGATTCGCGCTGCCGGCGCAGGTGGTCGATCATGGGCCAGTACACGTCCCGGTTGAGAACGATATCCAGACAATGGGCCCGCAAGGACTCGACGCGATAGAGATCGGCCAGGTTCATCTCGCGCAATGCCTCGATTTCGCGCGGACCGAAGTTCATGTTGCGCAGCGCAGCTTGATCGCCTTCGGCCAGGCAGCGGATCGCATACATCAGCACGGCCGTGATCAAATCAGATTCCTTGGTCCCATCCATCGCGTCTACTCCCAGAGCCTGACCTGCGAGGCCTCCGCCGCACGACGAATACGACGGTAGGTGTCCATCAAGTTGAGCAGATCCTGCCAGTCCTGCTCGCCGAGTTGGCGCCACAGGCGATAGCCGGTGTGTCCCGGGTCCAACGTCCAGACGCTGTTAAAGAGCAGACCGGCATCCTGGTTCTCAAGCGCCCGGCGCAGGATCGAGTCGTCGGACAAAGTGGTGATGACGGCATCCAGTGGCGCCACGGTCATTTCCGCACAAGCCGCGAGGTGCCACCACAACATGGAGACTTGACCGAGCGTGTCGGCGTCCAACTGATCGGCCAACGACGAGTCCGGCACGTCACGGAGGATGAATCCGAGTCCCTTTCCGGACAGAGGCGCGACCAGGCCGCCGATACCATTGCGTTGCGCGAGACGAGCGGCCAGCGTCCAAGCACGAGCACGCAGCGATTTGAGGTCCGTGGTAACGGGTTGGCTAAGCGTGATCGAACTCTCGACGGAATCCGCCCTTGCCTCGATCGAGTCATCCGGTGGTTCCTCTGACTCTTCCTCCGAAGCATCGGGCACATTCACAATCGATGGTCGTTGCGATGGAGACGCTTCACGCTTAGATGCCGCATCTGAGTTACTACCGCGTGAGTCACCAATATTCTGGTCCTCGGCGACACATTTCCCTTTCACCAGAGAAACTACTGGAGCAGCGTCTCTTTCCTCCGGTGCATCTGCATCGTGGTCGTTCTCGATGATTGGAATTTCGATCTCGCGGCCTGAAAGCTGCGCATCCAGCTCAACGCGAATGGCCTGGATGCTCACCTCGAGCTCTTCCGCAATCTCGATCTCAATTGCATTGCGTAACAGTTCGATATCCCACTCGGGACCGTCGTATCGTTCACACAATGCCGCGAACACTGCACCGAAGGATTCGTCATCACCCAGCTTGCGCTTATTCCAGATACAGCGCGCCGCCCTGTCCAGGGCGCGAATTCGTTCCACCTGCGGTCGGCCGAGACCCGACTTCAACGCACGAGGAATCACCGGAAACAAGGTGTGAACCGCGTAGCCCATCTGGGAGATCAACCCATGGCTCAAGCTGTAGCCGCGCTCTCGGAGTATCGTTTCAAGATGGCGCTGCGAAAGACTATCGATGGCCATCTCCTCTTCCAGAAGCGTCTTGGCCTCGAACACGGCCTGGGCCTTGTCGATGAAACTTAATCCGCCGCGCAGATCGTTTTCCCTCAGATGCGC harbors:
- a CDS encoding TolC family protein is translated as MRARDFDLSNGDLDFMYTLRMPWPVRLLGIFLTLVAATAVAAQNNPITTSVTPALRQLLSETLEQSPGVQAARAAVEAAEARARGADQPLYNPELELDAEQAETRTGTLGLSQTIDWADKRGARTAVASAELDNARAEYTAVRQQLAGELLAALGRFHTATDIQRLAQQRQDLMQRFQDLAEQRRQAGDINQVELDLARLARTQATLQLSQAASDLAEAEQALAAITGNPRRDWPLLPGDLPILQTVDADTLLRDLPVLRAQQARVGAARSTVTLRSRERRPDPTIGVRAGQERAFRNGNDDAYGVTGLTLSIPLYVRNNFSAEVAAAGAEQTQAEQSLQDAYRRARAQLLSAAERYRLARGAWAVWQASGQASLGSQVTLLERIWRAGEMSTADYLVQLNQTLDTRTTALEAQGHLWTAWADWLMASGQMDAWLGGADVR
- a CDS encoding DUF6573 family protein; the protein is MSNSSINRSTESFFGEVISTYARAQAIEDGVLIDTGSMAQEAGFKWPVAVTSAAWADCIAWTEDDSDKQVYQDQSGRLWDVLFMASHAIRQGSGSGDRLLFKLYRVRRDGYSKEAILATLKLIVGPGDQGEPVITILLPDED
- the radC gene encoding DNA repair protein RadC; its protein translation is MKNTEDRFIGLTPSELNDAEKQSVVTLAMKVLAIKHRAGRTLSSPDETRNFLRLRLADYRNEVFGCLFLDNRHRIIAVRELFQGTIDGASVHPRVIVQQAMEVNAAAMVFFHNHPSGVAEPSRADEMLTRRLKEALALVDVRVLDHFVVSGGESVSFAERGLL
- a CDS encoding STY4534 family ICE replication protein, with the protein product MSNNESTKYFDLHTNGIGYLNRVREVTPEEGSPFLSVTIAALRGSVDNVQYTHFECPVSGKKAQEIVRQLKSAVEGKLKVLIGFTLSDLYAEPFTFKNGDKAGETGVSLKARLLRVSWAKVDGQPFFTEQESAA
- a CDS encoding ParM/StbA family protein, with translation MSDSNTMTPIQVGVDDGYAFTKVALPDGRLIAIPSRARVGKAGVTWIDKGRQRIFEYETEGAVYAVGALDGAPTHFEGYPTSGLNRVIVQHALQEAGLAGRSIHAVSGLPVSAFYKKNGEQRRDTIEKKRLSLKQAVQPKTERLPAAIAFHEVIPEALAAWYDYVIVTKANEAILDEARLSVPIAIVDIGGRTTDYVVVKDQGVVHASSGSLQGGMLDVKQHVANGIQERFDLESVGEQLVSSAVECGVVRLHGKDHDVAELVDAAKRELVERLYAETRRQLGLGVELDRIVFVGGGTVALAEHIANWFPNQAIAEHPAFANARGMLKYLQYVCDESNVA
- a CDS encoding TIGR03761 family integrating conjugative element protein, with the protein product MNFGKSDPEQKTELRPEETNVDAGPGALRGQAWLTVQTRQAQRLIRGRNGNADKPAIIGLVGFADRLRVIWQAARSDDPYADWWLVKVHEALERVRDLVKNEQAALDAHLEQLTALEVAVAESMKPFRIALQFANPYAYRGAQLIAEYDRFVRTLLTAHHVGVLTGAAMEGLLNACASKIRGAFAVPQGYHFLNIDRTALQQGTANASRARQLMGEVPEDVLNGARQAPLAPRKIRFPEEAAKHIRLRPVDSATKADIAASVNDVTGST
- a CDS encoding STY4528 family pathogenicity island replication protein; protein product: MGEGSRGLRPETHALDALILATIERAQQESGSTHTDTMLFMGNRHQAFPTLVVQDPVLEPVDKLAWMVIMLQAQETGGSTAFPSYEYLAKKTNVSSTSTISRAIAILRATRWLTLCARLREASGRFRGNVYALHDEPLPLVDALHLDPDYMKFLQQSLGHHHARVRLVAKGVLDTIDEDIQEGLDICAQGHPLERRMQAAEVIQQDSARRYFAFSAKVMTQLRNVVSEDGADHRDQNSKADETALQILSPQNSKSSSCSSYINKTTTTKTTGEVENSGPLNNEPPLIYPKRLSDNQRELADRYLKSVPAAARQSILDELEGRFRSEQKGMKPVYDEMRFLHFLCRAANKGEFVPNLGIKVRDERIEREKARLRYQKQQEQSLAEAKRRDSSSASGQRQLAELRKSLNLPARPKSDNESG
- a CDS encoding DUF2857 domain-containing protein codes for the protein MDGTKESDLITAVLMYAIRCLAEGDQAALRNMNFGPREIEALREMNLADLYRVESLRAHCLDIVLNRDVYWPMIDHLRRQRESEDLQQVLIAADAPLEMMQTLFGLGSREYTRLRRMLTVDPSVGRPAEPDEESTHKLWNVWVQQANREEEGPLQPDQYLAIHRETGISMRAIWNLTQRWNQYGDLTGRSGHDSAERACSDG
- a CDS encoding chromosome partitioning protein ParB produces the protein MNKRAADKKTTPASPSPSPEPGILPDGPTPLRLEVTCIKAYDRNPRRNENPEYDRIKASIRADGMDQPLVVTCRPGEVDYIVGAGGNTRLHILQTLYQETGDERFQWVDCLFKPWHQESDVLLAHLRENDLRGGLSFIDKAQAVFEAKTLLEEEMAIDSLSQRHLETILRERGYSLSHGLISQMGYAVHTLFPVIPRALKSGLGRPQVERIRALDRAARCIWNKRKLGDDESFGAVFAALCERYDGPEWDIELLRNAIEIEIAEELEVSIQAIRVELDAQLSGREIEIPIIENDHDADAPEERDAAPVVSLVKGKCVAEDQNIGDSRGSNSDAASKREASPSQRPSIVNVPDASEEESEEPPDDSIEARADSVESSITLSQPVTTDLKSLRARAWTLAARLAQRNGIGGLVAPLSGKGLGFILRDVPDSSLADQLDADTLGQVSMLWWHLAACAEMTVAPLDAVITTLSDDSILRRALENQDAGLLFNSVWTLDPGHTGYRLWRQLGEQDWQDLLNLMDTYRRIRRAAEASQVRLWE